The Priestia megaterium NBRC 15308 = ATCC 14581 region CCAAATTGCAAGAATAAAAGTCCTAGTGAATAGTATCCTTGCGCGTCTTTTGTTAAAAATCCCATCTCTTCAAGCGAACCAACCATCCGGTGCAAAGAAGTTTTCGGAACGCCTGAATATTCCATCATTTCTGTGAAGGACAGCTTAGGGTGCTTGATAAAAAGTGTGAGAATCTGCATAGATTTAACGACTGTTTTATTGTTAGCTTGCATAAAACCTTCTCCCTTATTTGTGCCAATACATATATTTGATAGACGTATAGCTTACTAGCTAATCATATGTTCTTTTTATTATACATGAAGAAAAAAAGGAAAGCACTCCCTTATAAGAGCACTTTCCTTTCTTACACCATTTCTAGTTCTTTAATGGAAATAGGATTACTTTCTAGAAATTTGGTTGTAAAATCCCCTTCTTTAAAAGAAGGATGGTTCAGTAATTCTAAATGAAAAGGAATGGTTGTATGAATACCTATAATAATAAATTCTTCGAGCGCGCGTTTCATCCGTTGAATCGCTTCATTTCGATCTTTACCCGTTACAATTAATTTTGCCACCATTGAATCATAAAATGGGGAAATTTCATAGCCTGGATAAACCGCGCTGTCTACACGAACGCCGTATCCGCCAGGAGGTAAATACATCTCGACTTTTCCAGGAGAAGGCATAAAGTTTTTAGCTGGATTTTCTGCATTGATCCGGCACTCAATTGCCCATCCTTTTAACTGAACATCTCTCTGAGCAAATGATAGCGGGTAGCCTGCTGCGACCGAAATTTGTTCTTTAATTAAGTCGATGTTTGTTACAAGTTCTGTAACAGGGTGTTCAACTTGAATCCGTGTGTTCATTTCCATAAAGTAAAAATGTCCGTGCTTATCTAATAGAAACTCCACCGTTCCCACACCTGTATAATCGACTGCTTTAGCTGCCGAGACTGCCGCCTTGCCCATTTTCGCACGAAGGTTTTCATCTACCGCAGGAGACGGAGCTTCTTCTACCAATTTTTGATGACGGCGTTGAATCGAACAATCTCGTTCACCTAAATGAACCACATTCCCTTCTTCATCAGCAATGATTTGAATTTCGATGTGTTTTGGCTCTTCTAGGTACTTTTCAAGATATACGCCGCCGTTTCCAAAGGCTGTTTCTGCTTCATGCTGAGCTTGACGAATCGCTTTTTCTAGCTCCTCTTCGCTATGAGCCAGCCGCATTCCTTTTCCGCCGCCGCCCGCTGTAGCTTTTACAATGATTGGATAGCCTATTTCTCTTGCTACTGGAATAGCGGTGCTGCTATCTTCAATCAGTCCTTCTGTGCCAGGTACAATAGGCACGCCTGCTTGTTTCATTGTTTCTCTTGCTACAGCTTTTGCTCCCATTTTACGGATGGCTTCTGCTTTTGGACCAATAAAGGTAATGTCATAGGATTCACACATCTCAGCAAAATCAGCATTTTCAGCTAGAAATCCATAGCCGGGATGAACAGCGTCTGCCTTGGTTACTTGCGCTACGGTAAGCAGATTACGAATATTTAAGTAGCTTTCTTTAGAAGACGTTTTACCAATACAAAATGACTCATCTGCTAGCTTCACGTGAAGTGCATCTTTGTCTGCTTCTGAATAAACCGCTACGGTTGCTATTCCCATCTCTTTACAAGCTCGAATGATACGAACTGCAATCTCTCCGCGGTTTGCGATTAAGACCTTTTTGAACATAATGACTCCTCCTGACAGTATGTATGCTTTAGTATGTTTTTACAGTAAATAGAGGCTGACCAAACTCAACAACATCTCCGTCTTTCACAAGAATTTCAAGTACTTCTCCTTCTATTCCTGCATCTACTTCGTTAAACAGCTTCATCGCTTCAATCACACACACAACATCTTTACGTTCAACTGTTTGTCCTACTTGAACAAAGGGATCGGCGTCTGCTTCTGGCTTGGCGTAAAACGTTCCGACCATTGGTGATAAAATTTGCTTTTCATTGTTTTCTGGTGAGTTTACAGACATAGAATCTTGAGGCGCTTGCTCAGCGGCAGCGGCTTTCACTTCCTCCGTTTTTACTTCTGTAACAGCTGTGTCTTCTAAAGGAATTCCCGCTTTATCAATGACAACTTTCGTCCCTTCATGTTCAATATGGAGCTTTTGAATACCAGATTCATTCATTAATGAAACAACTTCTTGCAATTCACGTACGTTTATCATTTTTAGTCACTCCTGTTTTGTGTTATTTAGTTGACGCAAGGTTAATAGCAATCTTCAATTCTTGAAGCAGCTGTTCTTTTTCTAAATAGATTTTTTCTGCTTCATGAAGCAAAATGTGAGAAAAGTAAATGGATTCCCCGGGCTTTATTTGAGCTAAAAGCGGTAAATCCGCTGTGATGACTTGAGCGATTTTAGGGTATCCCCCCGTGGTTTGACGGTCTGCTAACAGGATAATAGGATTTCCATCTGGCGGGACTTGAACAGAACCTTGTGAGACGGCTTCAGACAATAGCTCTTTTTTTTCTTGAAGCTGAAGAGAAGGTCCATCCATTCGATAGCCCATTCGATCTGATTGATTCGATACTTTAAAGGGCTCTTTCATAAAATGACTTTTACTTTCAGCTGTAAATAAATCAAATTGACTGCCATTCATAACACGGACACTTGGTTTCTTTGTAAAATGAACAAATTCTTTATAATTTACAGACCATGAAGAAGTATATACTCCGTTTATCAGTTCATTGGAAAGAAAAGCAGGCTTCGAAGCAGCAGGAGCTGACAGCGGTAAAACATCGTCTGTTTGTAATGCTCTTCCTTTGTAGCCCCCAATTTCGCCTCTCAAATACGTGCTTTTACTATTTAACACTTCATCAATAGAAAATCCTCCGGCTACAGATAGATAGGAACGACAACCGGTTTTGCAAGGTCCAAATGATAAAGTGCTTCCTTTTGGAATAAATAAAGGTTTCCACATCGGGACTGGCTTTCCATTGACCGAAGGAGTTAAATCTCCTCCCGTGATTGCTACTAAACAATCACTTTCTATTTCAAGGGTAGGCCCCATCAGGGTAACCTCAAGTCCCGCTTCTTTTTCATCGTTACCAACTAATAAATTAGCAATTCGGAGGGAATAAGAGTCCATTGCTCCGCTTATAATCACACCGTGCTGCTGAAATCCTCTTCTTCCTAAATCTTGAATGCTCGTTAATAACCCGGCTTTATTAACTCTTATACTCATTTTTCACCCTCCTTTGCCTGTAGTTCTTGATACTCTTCTTTAGAGATAGGTTTGAATTTCACGATATCTCCTGCTTGAAGCAAACTTGGCGGATTTTGCTCCGGCAAAAACAGTTTAATAGGCGTTTGACCAATTAATTGCCATCCTCCGGGAGTGGAAATAGGGTACACTCCTGTTTGCATTCCTGCAATACCAACCGAACCGGCAGGAATAGAG contains the following coding sequences:
- a CDS encoding biotin-dependent carboxyltransferase family protein, which gives rise to MSIRVNKAGLLTSIQDLGRRGFQQHGVIISGAMDSYSLRIANLLVGNDEKEAGLEVTLMGPTLEIESDCLVAITGGDLTPSVNGKPVPMWKPLFIPKGSTLSFGPCKTGCRSYLSVAGGFSIDEVLNSKSTYLRGEIGGYKGRALQTDDVLPLSAPAASKPAFLSNELINGVYTSSWSVNYKEFVHFTKKPSVRVMNGSQFDLFTAESKSHFMKEPFKVSNQSDRMGYRMDGPSLQLQEKKELLSEAVSQGSVQVPPDGNPIILLADRQTTGGYPKIAQVITADLPLLAQIKPGESIYFSHILLHEAEKIYLEKEQLLQELKIAINLASTK
- the accC gene encoding acetyl-CoA carboxylase biotin carboxylase subunit, which produces MFKKVLIANRGEIAVRIIRACKEMGIATVAVYSEADKDALHVKLADESFCIGKTSSKESYLNIRNLLTVAQVTKADAVHPGYGFLAENADFAEMCESYDITFIGPKAEAIRKMGAKAVARETMKQAGVPIVPGTEGLIEDSSTAIPVAREIGYPIIVKATAGGGGKGMRLAHSEEELEKAIRQAQHEAETAFGNGGVYLEKYLEEPKHIEIQIIADEEGNVVHLGERDCSIQRRHQKLVEEAPSPAVDENLRAKMGKAAVSAAKAVDYTGVGTVEFLLDKHGHFYFMEMNTRIQVEHPVTELVTNIDLIKEQISVAAGYPLSFAQRDVQLKGWAIECRINAENPAKNFMPSPGKVEMYLPPGGYGVRVDSAVYPGYEISPFYDSMVAKLIVTGKDRNEAIQRMKRALEEFIIIGIHTTIPFHLELLNHPSFKEGDFTTKFLESNPISIKELEMV
- the accB gene encoding acetyl-CoA carboxylase biotin carboxyl carrier protein, which codes for MINVRELQEVVSLMNESGIQKLHIEHEGTKVVIDKAGIPLEDTAVTEVKTEEVKAAAAEQAPQDSMSVNSPENNEKQILSPMVGTFYAKPEADADPFVQVGQTVERKDVVCVIEAMKLFNEVDAGIEGEVLEILVKDGDVVEFGQPLFTVKTY